One genomic region from Stutzerimonas decontaminans encodes:
- the imuA gene encoding translesion DNA synthesis-associated protein ImuA: MGTVAALEVLLDQRRVWRGQPVAPAAGAQPTGHAPLDRRLPTGGWPQSALTEILMPAAGIGELRLLWPTIARLTAAGQRVVLVAPPFIPYPAAWLAAGVVLQYLVIIQATGKEVLWAAEQCLRSGCCAAVLCWPQRADDRGMRRLQVAAESGDSLGFALRDAGEAVNPSPAALRLVLDTPPGSVRLLKCRGGVVPQTSFALAEGA, from the coding sequence ATGGGAACGGTCGCAGCGCTTGAAGTCCTGCTCGACCAGCGTCGCGTATGGCGGGGCCAGCCAGTCGCGCCCGCTGCCGGGGCGCAACCGACAGGCCATGCTCCATTGGATAGGCGCCTGCCTACGGGCGGCTGGCCGCAATCTGCGCTGACCGAGATCCTGATGCCCGCTGCCGGGATAGGAGAGCTGCGTTTGCTATGGCCAACGATCGCCCGTCTTACCGCTGCTGGCCAGCGCGTCGTGCTGGTGGCGCCACCCTTCATTCCCTATCCGGCAGCATGGCTGGCAGCCGGTGTCGTCTTGCAATACCTGGTGATCATCCAGGCGACCGGCAAGGAAGTGTTGTGGGCCGCGGAGCAATGCCTGCGTTCCGGATGTTGTGCAGCCGTGCTGTGCTGGCCGCAGCGTGCGGATGACCGCGGCATGCGCCGCCTGCAGGTGGCGGCCGAAAGCGGTGATAGTTTGGGTTTTGCTCTTCGTGATGCCGGCGAGGCAGTCAATCCGTCACCAGCGGCATTGCGCCTAGTGCTGGATACGCCGCCCGGATCGGTGCGGCTACTCAAATGTCGAGGCGGTGTGGTGCCGCAGACCTCGTTTGCCCTGGCTGAGGGAGCCTGA
- a CDS encoding error-prone DNA polymerase, producing the protein MNLPDYAELHCLSNFSFQRGASSALELFERARQHGYKALAITDECSLAGIVRAWQAARETGVPLIVGSEVKVEDGPKLVLLVENIEGYQNLCRLITLARRRAQKGQYRLLREDIDQSAQGLLALWLPSLDDNEVHGHWLSERFADRLWLAVELHYGSDDARRLAHCQALAQSLGIALVAAGDVHMHARGRRALQDCLTAIRHHCSVAEAGQRLFPNGERHLRSRHQLAELYPAALLDETLRIAERCRFDLGQLRYEYPHELVPPGQTATHWLRQLTEQGALSRWPGGAPAVARERIESELQLIAELGYESYFLTVHDIVRFARERGILCQGRGSAANSTVCYALGITELDPSQRHMLFARFLSKERNEPPDIDVDFEHERREEVIQYIFRRYGRERAALTAVVSSYRGAGAVRDVAKALGLPPDQVSALADCCGHYSSAPPAPERLREAGFDPENPLLRRVLVLTGQLVGFPRHLSQHPGGFVISERPLQTLVPVENAAMAERTIIQWDKDDLDLMGLLKVDVLALGMLSALRRCFDLVERYRGQRWTLASLPQEDPATYAMISRADTVGVFQIESRAQMAMLPRLRPQTFYDLVIQVAIVRPGPIQGDMVHPYLRRRNGEEPETYASEELRTVLERTLGVPLFQEQVMELAIVAADYTPGEADQLRRSMAAWKRHGGLEPHRQRLTERMLANGYQAEFAARLFEQIKGFGSYGFPESHAASFALLTYASSWLKCHESAAFACALINSWPMGFYSPDQILQDARRHGIEIRPVDIRFSDWECSLERGEQGHAAIRLGLCLVRGFKDEDALRLVRSRQQAAFADVEDVCRRAALDRRSRELLADAGALRGLAGHRHRARWAIAGVEEQLPLFAGLVAQESVVTLPLPSVAEDMQSDYELLGTTLGPHPLQLLRGTLRARRCLASRDLAGVDSGRQVRVAGLVTGRQKPQTASGVIFVTLEDEFGMVNVVVWHELAERQRRALVGSQLLQVEGKLESQDGVRHLIAGRLTDLSMLLSGLDIRSRDFR; encoded by the coding sequence ATGAACCTGCCCGATTACGCGGAGCTGCATTGCCTGTCCAACTTCAGTTTTCAGCGCGGTGCTTCCAGCGCACTGGAGTTGTTCGAACGTGCTCGGCAGCATGGCTACAAGGCGCTGGCCATCACGGATGAGTGCTCGCTGGCGGGGATCGTGCGTGCGTGGCAGGCCGCCAGAGAGACGGGCGTTCCCTTGATCGTCGGCAGCGAGGTAAAGGTCGAGGACGGCCCAAAACTGGTGCTGTTGGTGGAGAACATCGAGGGCTACCAGAATCTGTGTCGCCTCATCACCCTGGCACGTCGGCGTGCGCAAAAAGGGCAGTACCGTTTGCTGCGTGAGGATATCGATCAGTCGGCGCAGGGGCTTCTAGCGCTCTGGCTGCCGTCACTCGATGACAACGAAGTTCATGGTCATTGGCTCAGTGAGCGCTTTGCCGATCGCCTCTGGCTGGCGGTCGAACTGCACTACGGTAGTGATGACGCACGGCGCCTCGCACATTGCCAGGCTTTGGCTCAATCGCTTGGCATCGCCTTGGTGGCAGCCGGCGATGTTCACATGCACGCCCGCGGGCGGCGTGCGCTGCAGGATTGCCTGACAGCCATCCGCCATCATTGCAGCGTTGCCGAAGCCGGGCAGCGACTTTTCCCAAATGGCGAACGTCACCTTCGTTCACGGCATCAACTGGCCGAGCTGTACCCAGCCGCGCTGCTCGATGAAACGCTGAGAATTGCCGAGCGCTGCCGATTCGACCTTGGCCAGCTGCGCTATGAGTATCCCCACGAGCTGGTACCGCCTGGGCAGACCGCTACCCACTGGCTGCGCCAGCTGACAGAGCAGGGTGCGCTTTCTCGCTGGCCCGGAGGCGCTCCCGCGGTCGCCCGTGAGCGGATCGAAAGCGAACTCCAGCTGATCGCCGAGTTGGGTTACGAAAGCTACTTTCTGACCGTGCACGACATCGTCCGCTTTGCGCGCGAACGCGGCATTCTCTGTCAGGGACGCGGGTCTGCTGCCAATTCCACCGTCTGTTACGCACTTGGCATCACCGAGCTGGATCCGTCGCAGCGGCACATGTTGTTCGCCCGTTTTCTATCGAAGGAGCGTAACGAGCCGCCGGATATAGATGTCGATTTCGAGCATGAGCGGCGCGAGGAAGTCATTCAGTACATCTTCCGTCGCTATGGTCGCGAACGTGCGGCATTGACCGCGGTGGTCAGCAGCTATCGGGGAGCTGGAGCTGTGCGAGACGTGGCTAAGGCGCTGGGTTTGCCGCCCGATCAGGTCAGTGCACTGGCTGATTGCTGCGGTCACTATAGCAGCGCGCCGCCAGCGCCCGAGCGCCTTCGCGAGGCGGGTTTCGACCCGGAGAATCCGTTGCTGCGCCGTGTGCTGGTGCTGACCGGCCAGCTGGTGGGCTTTCCCCGTCATCTGTCGCAGCATCCAGGCGGTTTCGTCATTTCCGAGCGGCCGCTGCAGACGCTGGTGCCGGTTGAAAATGCCGCGATGGCAGAACGCACCATCATTCAGTGGGACAAGGATGATCTGGACCTGATGGGGCTGCTCAAGGTCGACGTTCTGGCGCTGGGCATGCTCAGCGCGCTGCGTCGCTGCTTCGATCTAGTCGAGCGATATCGAGGCCAGCGCTGGACGCTGGCCAGCCTGCCACAGGAGGACCCGGCGACCTACGCCATGATCTCGCGCGCCGATACCGTCGGCGTGTTCCAGATCGAGTCCCGTGCGCAGATGGCCATGCTGCCCAGGCTTCGTCCGCAGACCTTCTATGACCTGGTCATTCAGGTGGCCATCGTGCGGCCAGGGCCGATCCAGGGCGATATGGTGCATCCCTATTTGCGTAGGCGTAACGGTGAGGAGCCGGAAACCTATGCGTCCGAGGAGCTTCGTACCGTGCTCGAACGAACGCTGGGTGTTCCGCTGTTTCAGGAGCAGGTCATGGAGCTGGCCATCGTCGCGGCCGACTACACGCCAGGCGAGGCAGACCAGCTGCGTCGCTCCATGGCGGCATGGAAGCGTCACGGTGGGCTCGAGCCGCACCGGCAGCGGCTGACCGAGCGGATGCTTGCCAATGGTTACCAGGCTGAATTCGCCGCGCGTCTGTTCGAGCAGATCAAAGGCTTTGGCAGCTATGGCTTCCCCGAATCCCACGCAGCCAGCTTCGCCTTGCTGACCTATGCCAGTAGCTGGTTGAAGTGTCATGAGTCGGCGGCCTTTGCCTGCGCCCTGATCAACAGCTGGCCGATGGGGTTCTACAGTCCTGACCAGATTCTTCAGGATGCGCGCCGTCACGGCATCGAAATCCGTCCGGTCGATATTCGTTTCAGTGACTGGGAGTGTTCGTTGGAGAGGGGCGAGCAGGGGCACGCGGCCATCCGACTGGGCTTGTGTCTGGTGCGCGGGTTCAAGGACGAAGACGCTCTACGCTTGGTGCGGAGTCGTCAGCAGGCAGCGTTTGCGGATGTTGAGGACGTCTGTCGACGCGCGGCGCTGGATCGTCGGTCGCGCGAGTTGCTGGCTGATGCCGGCGCATTGCGTGGCCTTGCGGGCCATCGCCACCGAGCCCGCTGGGCCATTGCCGGCGTCGAGGAACAGCTGCCTCTGTTCGCCGGACTGGTGGCGCAAGAGTCCGTGGTGACGCTGCCGCTGCCGAGCGTGGCTGAAGATATGCAGAGCGATTACGAGCTGCTGGGCACCACGCTGGGCCCGCATCCACTGCAGTTGTTGCGTGGGACCTTGCGAGCACGGCGCTGCCTGGCTTCAAGGGATCTGGCCGGCGTTGACAGCGGACGTCAGGTGCGTGTGGCAGGGCTGGTGACTGGACGGCAGAAACCGCAAACAGCCAGCGGCGTGATCTTCGTGACGCTGGAGGACGAATTCGGCATGGTCAACGTCGTGGTGTGGCATGAATTGGCCGAGCGGCAGCGGCGGGCGCTCGTCGGCTCACAACTGCTGCAGGTCGAAGGCAAGCTGGAAAGCCAGGACGGGGTCAGACATCTGATAGCCGGGCGCCTGACCGATCTGAGCATGTTGCTGAGCGGCCTAGACATACGCAGTCGTGACTTTCGCTGA
- a CDS encoding sulfite exporter TauE/SafE family protein produces the protein MDHSIATWAILLVAAFLGGGLNAIAGGGSFFTFPALVYAGVPAVAANASGTLALLPGYFASTWGYREDLRPPATLSMGALVAISLGGGAAGAALLLTTPDDVFRAIVPWLLLVATLLFAFGPWLLRRFKRDSGEDEANAMVQGFTLAVVSIYGGYFNGGLGIVLLAAFSLLGHRDINSMQGLKNLVSSVLTAIAVSVYAFGGAILWREALIMMLAATVGGYVMARVGRRLPSSFVRAVVIVTGVVMTVLFFRA, from the coding sequence ATGGATCATTCGATCGCGACGTGGGCAATCTTGCTGGTTGCCGCTTTTCTTGGTGGCGGATTGAACGCCATTGCCGGTGGCGGCAGTTTTTTCACGTTTCCGGCACTGGTTTATGCCGGCGTGCCTGCCGTGGCGGCGAATGCTTCAGGGACTCTCGCACTTCTGCCTGGCTATTTTGCAAGCACCTGGGGCTATCGAGAGGACCTGCGTCCGCCCGCAACGCTATCTATGGGTGCGCTCGTAGCCATAAGCCTGGGCGGCGGTGCCGCAGGGGCGGCGCTGCTGCTGACCACGCCCGATGATGTGTTCCGTGCAATCGTTCCCTGGCTACTGCTTGTCGCGACGTTGCTGTTCGCCTTCGGGCCTTGGTTGCTGCGCAGGTTCAAACGCGATTCGGGCGAGGATGAGGCGAATGCAATGGTGCAGGGTTTCACCCTGGCCGTTGTCAGCATCTATGGGGGCTATTTCAATGGCGGTCTGGGCATCGTGCTACTCGCTGCATTCAGTTTGCTTGGCCATCGAGACATCAACTCGATGCAGGGGCTCAAGAATCTGGTTTCCTCCGTACTAACCGCGATCGCAGTGTCTGTATACGCATTCGGCGGTGCGATCCTTTGGCGTGAGGCGCTGATCATGATGTTGGCGGCGACCGTCGGCGGCTATGTCATGGCTCGTGTCGGCCGACGGCTGCCTTCGAGCTTTGTACGCGCGGTTGTGATTGTTACCGGTGTTGTGATGACGGTGCTTTTTTTCCGCGCCTGA
- the folD gene encoding bifunctional methylenetetrahydrofolate dehydrogenase/methenyltetrahydrofolate cyclohydrolase FolD — protein MTAKLIDGKTIAANIRQQISGRVAERRAQGLRAPGLAVILVGSDPASQVYVAHKRKDCEEVGFNSVAHDLPSDTRQEDLLALIDQLNADASIDGILVQLPLPKHLDASQLLERIRPDKDVDGFHPYNVGRLAQRMPLLRPCTPKGIMTLLESTGFDLHGLDAVVVGASNIVGRPMALELLLAGCTTTVTHRFTRNLAEHVQRADLVVVATGITGLVKGEWIKPGAIVIDVGINRQADGRLLGDVEFGPASERAAWITPVPGGVGPMTRACLLENTLHAAEHLHG, from the coding sequence ATGACCGCAAAACTGATCGACGGTAAAACGATTGCTGCCAACATTCGCCAACAGATCTCCGGTCGTGTTGCCGAACGACGCGCCCAAGGGCTCCGCGCTCCCGGCCTAGCGGTAATTCTGGTGGGGAGCGACCCGGCCTCCCAGGTTTACGTGGCGCACAAGCGCAAGGATTGCGAGGAGGTAGGCTTCAACTCGGTCGCTCATGACCTGCCGAGCGATACCCGCCAGGAAGATTTGCTGGCGTTGATCGATCAGCTCAACGCCGACGCGTCCATCGACGGCATCCTGGTACAGCTGCCCCTTCCAAAGCACCTCGACGCCTCTCAGCTGCTCGAACGCATCCGCCCCGACAAGGACGTGGATGGATTCCACCCCTACAACGTCGGCCGCCTGGCCCAACGCATGCCGCTGCTGCGTCCTTGCACCCCGAAGGGGATCATGACGCTGCTGGAAAGCACAGGGTTCGACCTGCACGGCCTGGATGCCGTAGTCGTGGGCGCCTCCAATATCGTCGGCCGACCGATGGCACTGGAGCTCCTGCTCGCCGGTTGCACCACGACCGTGACTCATCGTTTTACCCGCAACCTGGCCGAGCACGTCCAGCGTGCCGACCTAGTCGTGGTCGCCACCGGCATCACCGGGCTGGTCAAGGGCGAATGGATCAAGCCCGGCGCGATCGTCATCGATGTAGGCATCAACCGCCAGGCCGATGGGCGCCTGCTGGGTGATGTGGAGTTCGGGCCGGCCAGCGAACGCGCCGCCTGGATCACCCCTGTCCCGGGTGGCGTGGGTCCGATGACCCGCGCCTGCCTACTCGAAAATACGTTGCATGCAGCCGAACACCTGCACGGCTGA
- a CDS encoding Y-family DNA polymerase produces MRWACIILPQLALDGVLRAQEVGDAPLAMITGGAQRRFLQAVNAPARQLGLRPGMTLTAAQALVRDFIRVEYDTLEIERSERLLAAWAYRFSSHVSLFYPRTLLLEVESSLALFGPWPRFEARLRQELTDLGFRHRIVVAPNPVAARVLANVHDGLVVDEQGLLETLMPLSLERLGLPRDSARSCQRMGIRTLRQLLALPRSGLAKRFPAEVLLQLDRLLGQQPIALDYFLPPERFEQRLEFNFDVESHQALLFPLRRLCADLAAFLHGRDCGVERFALHMEHRSAADTRLDVGLLSPERESERLFELARGRLERLQLSTATQALRLVAEDLPVFVPERRELFDDRPQRSLVWLQLRERLRARLGEGAVLAVHARDDHRPEHAWRLATEDGSGSHGSADKRPGWLLPQAKQLKENEVRILGGPERIESGWWDADDIRRDYFLIETRTGQLGWAYRAFGEAGPLMLQGWFA; encoded by the coding sequence ATGCGCTGGGCCTGCATTATTCTGCCGCAACTGGCACTCGACGGCGTGCTGCGTGCGCAAGAAGTTGGCGATGCGCCGCTGGCCATGATCACCGGGGGGGCGCAACGACGGTTTTTGCAGGCAGTCAACGCACCGGCACGCCAGCTTGGGCTACGTCCAGGCATGACGCTGACGGCGGCACAGGCCCTGGTGCGAGACTTCATCCGGGTTGAATACGACACTCTAGAAATAGAGCGCTCGGAGCGCTTGCTGGCTGCCTGGGCCTATCGCTTCAGTTCGCATGTCAGCCTGTTCTATCCGCGCACCCTGCTGCTGGAGGTGGAATCCAGCCTCGCACTCTTCGGTCCCTGGCCGCGATTCGAGGCCAGATTGCGTCAGGAACTCACCGATCTGGGCTTCCGCCACCGCATCGTGGTGGCACCAAACCCCGTTGCGGCACGTGTGCTGGCAAATGTTCACGATGGACTGGTGGTCGATGAGCAGGGCCTGCTCGAGACGCTCATGCCGCTTTCGCTGGAGCGACTCGGTTTACCGCGCGATTCGGCCCGAAGCTGCCAGCGCATGGGGATACGCACGTTGCGCCAGTTGCTTGCTCTGCCTCGCTCGGGGCTGGCGAAGCGTTTCCCTGCAGAAGTACTGCTGCAACTTGATCGCCTGCTGGGGCAACAACCTATAGCACTGGATTATTTCCTGCCGCCTGAGCGTTTCGAGCAGCGCCTGGAGTTTAATTTCGATGTCGAGTCGCATCAGGCATTGCTGTTTCCGTTGCGACGGTTGTGCGCGGATTTGGCGGCTTTCCTGCACGGCCGTGATTGTGGTGTGGAGCGCTTCGCGTTGCACATGGAGCATCGTTCAGCTGCGGACACTCGGCTCGACGTGGGGTTGCTGAGCCCGGAGCGCGAGAGCGAGCGGCTTTTCGAACTGGCGCGTGGACGTCTGGAGCGTTTGCAACTGTCGACGGCAACGCAGGCGCTACGGCTGGTGGCCGAAGACCTGCCCGTGTTCGTGCCTGAGCGCCGTGAGCTGTTCGATGATCGCCCGCAACGTAGCCTGGTCTGGCTGCAACTGCGGGAGCGATTGCGAGCTCGCCTTGGTGAGGGGGCGGTTCTGGCAGTGCATGCGCGGGACGATCATCGTCCGGAACATGCCTGGCGATTGGCTACCGAGGATGGCTCGGGCAGTCATGGGTCTGCGGATAAGCGCCCCGGATGGTTGCTGCCACAGGCGAAGCAGCTGAAGGAAAATGAGGTCCGCATTCTGGGCGGTCCAGAGCGCATCGAGTCCGGCTGGTGGGATGCGGACGATATTCGACGTGACTACTTCCTGATCGAAACTCGCACTGGGCAGCTGGGTTGGGCCTATCGAGCGTTCGGGGAGGCAGGCCCTCTGATGCTGCAAGGGTGGTTTGCATGA
- the tig gene encoding trigger factor, protein MQVSVESTSALERRMTIGVPVERIETEVNKRLQQTASRAKIPGFRPGKVPMSVIRQRYEEAARQEALGDLIQSTFYEAVVAEKLNPAGAPSVEPKVFEKGKDLEYVATFEVFPEFEVAGFEAIEIERLQAEVADADVDNMLEILRKQNTRFENVERAAENGDQLTIDFVGKIDGEAFAGGSAKGTQLVLGSGRMIPGFEDALVGAKAGEERVINPTFPEDYQNLDLAGKTAEFTVTVNAVAAPQLPELNDEFFAQFGVQEGGVEGFRAEVKKNMERELRQAIKTKVKNQVMEGLVAGNPIEVPKALIDNEVNRLRVQAVQQFGGNIKPDQLPAELFQEQAKRRVVLGLIVAEVVKQKELKPDEARVRELIEEMASAYQEPEQVVAWYYKNAEQLNEVRSVVLEEQVVDTVLQQAKVTDKSVSYEEAVKPAEAPQAA, encoded by the coding sequence ATGCAAGTTTCTGTTGAAAGCACCTCCGCTCTTGAGCGCCGCATGACCATCGGCGTGCCGGTCGAGCGCATCGAGACCGAAGTCAACAAGCGTCTGCAACAGACCGCCAGCCGTGCCAAGATTCCTGGTTTCCGTCCCGGCAAAGTGCCGATGAGCGTGATTCGCCAGCGTTACGAAGAAGCCGCCCGTCAGGAAGCGCTGGGCGACCTGATCCAGTCGACTTTCTATGAAGCCGTCGTTGCAGAGAAGCTGAACCCGGCCGGCGCGCCGTCCGTCGAGCCGAAAGTGTTCGAAAAGGGCAAGGACCTGGAATACGTCGCCACCTTCGAGGTGTTCCCCGAGTTCGAAGTGGCTGGTTTCGAAGCCATCGAGATCGAGCGTCTGCAAGCTGAAGTGGCCGATGCCGACGTCGACAACATGCTGGAAATCCTGCGCAAGCAGAACACCCGTTTCGAAAACGTCGAGCGTGCTGCCGAGAATGGCGACCAGCTGACCATCGACTTCGTCGGCAAGATCGACGGTGAAGCCTTCGCCGGCGGATCGGCCAAGGGCACTCAGCTGGTGCTGGGCTCGGGCCGCATGATCCCGGGCTTCGAAGATGCACTGGTCGGCGCCAAGGCGGGTGAAGAGCGCGTGATCAATCCGACCTTCCCTGAGGATTACCAAAACCTCGATCTGGCCGGCAAAACTGCCGAGTTCACCGTCACCGTGAACGCCGTTGCCGCTCCGCAGCTGCCCGAGCTGAATGACGAGTTCTTCGCCCAGTTCGGCGTGCAGGAAGGTGGTGTCGAAGGCTTCCGCGCCGAGGTGAAGAAGAACATGGAGCGCGAGCTGCGTCAGGCCATCAAGACCAAGGTGAAGAACCAGGTCATGGAAGGGCTGGTAGCTGGCAATCCGATCGAGGTGCCGAAGGCGCTGATCGACAACGAAGTGAACCGTCTGCGTGTCCAGGCTGTTCAGCAGTTCGGTGGCAACATCAAGCCTGATCAGCTGCCCGCTGAGCTCTTCCAGGAGCAGGCCAAGCGCCGCGTCGTCCTCGGTCTGATCGTTGCTGAAGTGGTGAAGCAGAAAGAACTGAAGCCTGATGAAGCCCGTGTGCGTGAGCTGATCGAAGAAATGGCATCTGCCTATCAGGAGCCCGAGCAGGTTGTCGCCTGGTACTACAAGAACGCCGAGCAATTGAACGAAGTCCGTTCGGTTGTGCTCGAAGAGCAAGTTGTAGATACTGTTCTGCAGCAAGCCAAGGTGACTGACAAGTCGGTCTCCTACGAAGAAGCTGTCAAGCCTGCGGAAGCCCCGCAAGCTGCCTGA
- the cysS gene encoding cysteine--tRNA ligase, translating to MVLAIYNTLSKTKEAFRPLEGNKVRMYVCGMTVYDFCHIGHARVMVAFDVVTRWLRHRGYDVTYVRNITDIDDKIIRRASENGEPFQALVERMIAAMHEDETRLNVLRPDIEPRATDHIAGMHTMIQALIDKGFAYAPGNGDVYYRVGKFVGYGKLSRRKIEDLKIGARIEVDEAKEDPLDFVLWKGAKPGEPSWDSPWGAGRPGWHIECSVMSTCCLGETFDIHGGGPDLVFPHHENEIAQSEAATGKQYANTWMHAGAVRVDGEKMSKSLGNFFTIRQVLEKYHPEVVRYLLVSSHYRSPINYSEDSLREAKSALERFYNGLKGLPNVAPAGGDEFVARFATAMDDDFNSPEACAVLFDMIREVNRLRESDPAAAAQLAARLKELASVLGVLQLEAEAFLQAGAAAKVDAAEVEALIAARLTARAEKNWAESDRIRDQLTAMGVVLEDGKGGTTWRLAE from the coding sequence ATGGTGCTGGCGATCTACAACACCCTGAGCAAGACCAAGGAAGCGTTCCGCCCGCTGGAAGGCAACAAGGTGCGCATGTACGTCTGTGGCATGACGGTCTATGACTTCTGTCACATCGGCCATGCCCGGGTAATGGTCGCGTTCGACGTGGTCACCCGTTGGCTGCGCCATCGCGGCTACGACGTGACCTACGTGCGTAATATCACCGACATCGACGACAAGATCATTCGCCGTGCCAGCGAGAACGGCGAGCCGTTCCAGGCGCTGGTCGAGCGTATGATCGCTGCCATGCACGAGGACGAAACTCGCCTCAACGTACTGCGTCCGGATATCGAACCGCGTGCGACTGACCATATCGCCGGCATGCACACGATGATCCAGGCGCTGATCGACAAGGGCTTCGCCTATGCGCCGGGCAATGGTGATGTCTATTACCGGGTCGGCAAGTTCGTCGGTTATGGGAAGCTGTCGCGGCGCAAGATCGAGGACCTGAAGATCGGTGCGCGCATCGAGGTCGATGAGGCCAAGGAAGATCCGCTGGATTTCGTGCTGTGGAAGGGCGCCAAACCGGGCGAGCCTAGCTGGGATTCGCCATGGGGCGCAGGGCGTCCGGGCTGGCATATCGAGTGCTCGGTGATGTCCACCTGCTGCCTGGGCGAGACGTTCGACATTCATGGTGGCGGTCCGGATCTGGTGTTCCCGCACCACGAAAATGAGATCGCGCAGAGCGAAGCGGCCACCGGCAAGCAGTACGCCAATACCTGGATGCACGCCGGTGCGGTGCGCGTCGACGGCGAGAAGATGTCCAAGAGCCTGGGCAACTTCTTCACCATTCGCCAAGTGCTGGAAAAGTACCATCCGGAGGTGGTGCGCTATCTGCTGGTGTCCAGTCACTACCGCAGCCCGATCAACTACTCGGAAGACAGTCTGCGCGAAGCGAAGAGCGCGCTGGAACGCTTCTACAACGGCCTCAAGGGCTTGCCGAATGTAGCGCCTGCGGGTGGTGACGAGTTCGTTGCTCGCTTCGCTACGGCGATGGATGATGACTTCAACTCGCCTGAAGCCTGCGCAGTGCTGTTCGATATGATCCGTGAGGTCAATCGCCTGCGTGAGTCTGATCCGGCCGCAGCTGCGCAGCTAGCTGCGCGCCTCAAGGAATTGGCTAGCGTATTGGGCGTGCTGCAGCTCGAGGCTGAAGCCTTCCTGCAAGCTGGTGCGGCGGCGAAGGTCGATGCAGCTGAAGTCGAAGCACTGATCGCTGCGCGCCTCACGGCTCGAGCTGAAAAGAACTGGGCCGAATCCGATCGCATCCGCGACCAGCTCACCGCGATGGGTGTGGTGCTGGAGGATGGAAAGGGCGGTACGACCTGGCGTCTGGCTGAATAA
- a CDS encoding FadR/GntR family transcriptional regulator has translation MSLQHTVRSSLVERVIEQMRSQINAGEWSPGMRIPTESQLSNSLGVGRNTVREAVRALVHTGVLEVRQGAGTFVLSSRDPSGLLQRLDHAALHDQLEVRRALEVEAARLAASRRTDEDLRAIRDALGARGAWSDQASLEAFVERDADFHLSIVRASHNVTLLEMYQFFWEGLQNTIAKTEGEQQLPEPTYAAHAAVYDAIARGCPEQAAIAASELLTPALETLASTLEIDSRNTDTRE, from the coding sequence ATGTCCTTGCAGCACACCGTTCGATCTTCGCTTGTAGAGCGGGTAATCGAGCAGATGCGATCGCAGATCAATGCCGGCGAATGGTCGCCGGGTATGCGAATACCTACTGAAAGCCAGCTCAGCAACTCCCTTGGTGTCGGTAGAAATACAGTCCGAGAGGCGGTGCGGGCGCTGGTCCATACCGGGGTGTTGGAGGTTCGCCAGGGGGCCGGGACGTTCGTGCTCTCCAGCCGAGACCCGTCTGGATTGCTCCAGCGCCTCGATCACGCCGCGCTGCATGATCAGCTCGAAGTTCGACGTGCGCTGGAGGTCGAAGCCGCGCGCCTGGCAGCGTCGCGGCGCACGGATGAGGACCTGCGAGCGATACGTGATGCTCTCGGAGCGCGGGGGGCTTGGAGCGATCAGGCCTCACTCGAGGCGTTCGTCGAACGAGATGCCGATTTTCATCTGAGCATCGTTCGCGCCAGCCATAACGTCACGCTGCTTGAGATGTATCAGTTCTTCTGGGAGGGCCTGCAAAACACCATTGCCAAGACGGAAGGTGAACAACAGCTCCCGGAGCCTACCTATGCAGCACATGCGGCCGTCTATGACGCCATAGCTCGGGGTTGCCCCGAGCAGGCTGCCATAGCGGCCAGCGAGCTATTGACGCCGGCGCTAGAAACGCTGGCCAGCACGCTGGAAATTGATTCTCGAAACACGGACACAAGGGAGTAG